In Pyrus communis chromosome 1, drPyrComm1.1, whole genome shotgun sequence, the following are encoded in one genomic region:
- the LOC137744542 gene encoding uncharacterized protein gives MLSASVPAPTPCSLTASPPHPRSNHIAARASMASAPARSSARIAVVGDVHDQWNLEEDTKALELLQPDLVLFTGDFGEENVELVKSVANLDFAKAVILGNHDAWHTTQFSGKKKDGVQLQLECLGEEHVGYRCLDYPTLKLSVVGGRPFSCGGKNLFRQKLLSTRFGVQDMDGSAKRICKAASGAPEDHLVMFLAHNGPTGLGSNMDDICGKDWVFGGGDHGDPDLAQALSLLKETGKICAPLVVFGHMHKELADGNGLRKMIVVGDDNTIYLNGAIVPRVKRLNVEQGTPESCGTMRAFTLVEILNGTVDNIVESWVSVAGDMITLEEEHFLFKSGG, from the exons ATGCTCAGCGCGTCGGTGCCCGCACCCACACCGTGTTCTCTCACCGCTTCGCCTCCCCACCCTCGCTCCAACCACATCGCCGCGCGCGCTTCCATGGCCTCCGCCCCAGCTCGCAGCTCGGCTCGTATAGCAGTCGTCGGCGACGTC CATGATCAGTGGAATCTAGAAGAAGATACGAAAGCACTTGAACTGCTGCAG CCGGATTTGGTTCTTTTTACAG GTGATTTTGGTGAAGAGAACGTTGAACTCGTTAAGAGTGTTGCAAATCTCGATTTTGCTAAAGCAGTTATTTTGGGAAACCATGATGCCTGGCATACAACACAGTTTTCTGGAAA GAAAAAAGACGGCGTTCAACTTCAGCTAGAATG TCTCGGTGAGGAGCACGTAGGTTATCGGTGTTTGGACTATCCGACATTGAAGCTGAGCGTTGTTGGTGGACGACCTTTTTCTTGTGGGGGAAAGAACTTATTTCGACAAAAGCTCCTGTCTACAAG GTTTGGGGTCCAAGACATGGATGGAAGTGCTAAGAGAATATGCAAAGCAGCTTCGGGCGCGCCTGAGGATCATTTGGTCATGTTTCTTGCACATAATGGACCCACAG GTCTTGGTTCTAACATGGATGACATATGTGGAAAAGATTGGGTGTTTGGAGGTGGAGATCATGGTGACCCAG ATCTAGCACAAGCCTTGTCCCTCTTAAAAGAAACTGGCAAAATCTGTGCCCCGCTGGTGGTgtttggtcacatgcataaagagTTAGCAGATGGAAATGGTCTTCGGAAAATGATTGTGGTTGGAGATGACAACACTATATACCTCAATGGGGCGATTGTTCCTAGGGTTAAGAGACTGAATGTTGAACAAGGCACACCAGAGTCCTGTGGCACCATGCGCGCCTTCACCTTAGTAGAGATCTTGAACGGAACAGTTGATAATATTGTTGAAAGTTGGGTATCAGTTGCCGGCGATATGATCACATTGGAAGAGGAGCACTTCTTGTTCAAAAGTGGAGGTTAA